In Poecilia reticulata strain Guanapo linkage group LG1, Guppy_female_1.0+MT, whole genome shotgun sequence, one genomic interval encodes:
- the samd1b gene encoding atherin isoform X1 translates to MSEPNKYREWILETIDSLRSRKARPDLERICRMVRRRHGSDPDRTRTELEKLIQEQTVLKVSYKGSISYRNAAKVQRKSRKRSEFGGGVDTPRERTKPDHPNNNNNNNGDSAHSFTDPEEGETEPDPRAETSVGSRNKKLQPASSPGSGNGCLSCGATTSCAVGSGCEEEKASAPRDKGLGQQGAGGCLPLGVSRGAGTGDRSEDVPSGGGTKPGLSGADTRSQTYSGSDSQAQTQRQTESGQPKLRLGGGSTKAAHRHANSELRELAALSEKPLRAAGGGGGGGGGGGGSAAATRGHVKPLGLKEILGYLSSQERLSEEKLTRGKVKVVMEREVERGMLRRTRCGNITLPLRGMEPDEPEPSDSSADRLARSALQDKRAAKKSPPPARPESEPMETGEEEEEGQGEEEEEKDNDDDPRSSDEDGGLSPVAMTTEAGLAEKSGEDAGFPRELKEESPQRQREDGKGMCELDFPPESRSPPADGASWSECNGASSEEGAFSSDHLGYTHHDEINLTTSSFRNLEYKTEIGASSCMLTPTASPRDSSLPEERGANDSSRGHMKFGSTRVSPVDWTVSDVVSYFTAVGFPEQAAAFRTQEIDGKSLLLMQRNDVLTGLSIKLGPALKIYERHIKVLQKTHFEDNDCCDDAKNTLRLLC, encoded by the exons ATGTCCGAGCCCAACAAGTACCGAGAGTGGATCCTGGAAACTATCGACTCTCTCCGTTCGAGGAAAGCCCGTCCGGATCTGGAAAGGATTTGTCGAATGGTCCGGAGGCGACACGGGTCAGACCCAGACCGAACCAGGACGGAGCTGGAAAAACTCATCCAGGAGCAGACGGTGCTCAAAGTTAGCTACAAGGGATCGATATCGTACCGAAACGCGGCCAAGGTgcagaggaaaagcagaaaacgGAGCGAGTTCGGCGGCGGCGTGGATACACCGAGGGAGCGGACCAAACCCGATCATccgaacaacaacaacaacaacaacggcGACAGCGCGCACAGCTTCACCGACCCGGAGGAGGGCGAGACGGAGCCGGATCCCCGCGCCGAAACATCAGTCGGCAGTCGAAACAAAAAGCTCCAGCCTGCCTCCAGCCCGGGTAGCGGAAACGGGTGCCTCAGTTGTGGCGCAACAACGAGCTGCGCTGTCGGGAGCGGCTGTGAAGAGGAGAAAGCAAGTGCACCGAGAGACAAGGGATTAGGACAGCAGGGAGCGGGGGGCTGCCTGCCGCTCGGAGTCAGCCGCGGCGCGGGCACCGGAGACCGGAGTGAGGATGTTCCGTCCGGCGGAGGAACGAAGCCCGGTCTGTCTGGAGCTGACACCCGAAGCCAAACTTACTCCGGGAGCGACAGCCAAGCCCAGACACAGAGGCAGACCGAGTCTGGCCAGCCCAAACTTCGACTCGGAGGAGGAAGCACCAAAGCAGCGCACCGCCACGCCAACTCCGAGCTGCGCGAACTGGCAGCTCTGTCCGAGAAGCCTCTCCGAGcagcaggaggtggaggaggaggaggaggaggtggcggGGGCTCCGCCGCCGCGACCCGAGGCCACGTGAAGCCGCTGGGCTTGAAGGAGATCCTGGGCTACCTGAGCAGCCAGGAGCGGCTGTCGGAGGAGAAGCTGACCCGAGGCAAAGTCAAAGTGGTGATGGAGCGAGAGGTGGAGAGGGGCATGCTGCGCAGGACGCGCTGCGGGAACATCACTCTTCCTCTGCGGGGGATGGAGCCGGACGAGCCCGAGCCGAGTGATTCGTCCGCCGATAGACTTGCGAGAAGCGCACTGCAGGACAAGCGCGCAGCGAAGAAG TCCCCACCTCCAGCCCGTCCGGAGAGCGAGCCCATGGAAACCggcgaggaggaagaggagggccagggagaagaggaggaagagaaagacaATGATGATGATCCCAGGAGTTCTGATGAGGATGGAGGACTTTCCCCGGTAGCCATGACAACCGAAGCTGGACTTGCTGAGAAAAGCGGAGAAGATGCGGGCTTTCCGAGGGAGCTGAAGGAGGAGAGCCCTCAGCGGCAGAGGGAGGATGGAAAAG GGATGTGTGAGCTTGATTTTCCTCCAGAGTCCCGCTCTCCACCTGCCGACGGAGCCTCGTGGTCTGAGTGTAACGGTGCCTCCTCCGAGGAGGGAGCATTCTCCTCAGATCACCTC GGCTACACACACCACGATGAAATAAACCTCACCACCTCGAGCTTTCGCA ACTTGGAGTATAAAACAGAGATCGGTGCTTCGTCCTGCATGCTCACTCCCACCGCCTCCCCGAGGGACTCCAGCCTCCCCGAGGAACGAGGCGCTAATGACAGCAGCCGAGG GCACATGAAGTTTGGCAGCACCAGAGTAAGCCCGGTGGACTGGACCGTGTCTGACGTGGTCAGTTATTTCACAGCCGTGGGTTTCCCCGAGCAGGCGGCGGCCTTCAGGACCCAG GAAATCGACGGGAAGTCTCTCCTCCTCATGCAACGCAACGACGTTTTGACCGGCCTGTCGATCAAACTCGGACCCGCCCTCAAGATCTACGAGCGTCACATCAAGGTTctgcagaaaacacactttGAGGACAATGACTGCTGCGATGACGCAAAAAATACACTCAGACTGTTATGTTAA
- the samd1b gene encoding atherin isoform X2 — protein MSEPNKYREWILETIDSLRSRKARPDLERICRMVRRRHGSDPDRTRTELEKLIQEQTVLKVSYKGSISYRNAAKVQRKSRKRSEFGGGVDTPRERTKPDHPNNNNNNNGDSAHSFTDPEEGETEPDPRAETSVGSRNKKLQPASSPGSGNGCLSCGATTSCAVGSGCEEEKASAPRDKGLGQQGAGGCLPLGVSRGAGTGDRSEDVPSGGGTKPGLSGADTRSQTYSGSDSQAQTQRQTESGQPKLRLGGGSTKAAHRHANSELRELAALSEKPLRAAGGGGGGGGGGGGSAAATRGHVKPLGLKEILGYLSSQERLSEEKLTRGKVKVVMEREVERGMLRRTRCGNITLPLRGMEPDEPEPSDSSADRLARSALQDKRAAKKSPPPARPESEPMETGEEEEEGQGEEEEEKDNDDDPRSSDEDGGLSPVAMTTEAGLAEKSGEDAGFPRELKEESPQRQREDGKGMCELDFPPESRSPPADGASWSECNGASSEEGAFSSDHLGYTHHDEINLTTSSFRNLEYKTEIGASSCMLTPTASPRDSSLPEERGANDSSRGHMKFGSTRVSPVDWTVSDVVSYFTAVGFPEQAAAFRTQEIDGKSLLLMQRNDVLTGLSIKLGPALKIYERHIKARSEG, from the exons ATGTCCGAGCCCAACAAGTACCGAGAGTGGATCCTGGAAACTATCGACTCTCTCCGTTCGAGGAAAGCCCGTCCGGATCTGGAAAGGATTTGTCGAATGGTCCGGAGGCGACACGGGTCAGACCCAGACCGAACCAGGACGGAGCTGGAAAAACTCATCCAGGAGCAGACGGTGCTCAAAGTTAGCTACAAGGGATCGATATCGTACCGAAACGCGGCCAAGGTgcagaggaaaagcagaaaacgGAGCGAGTTCGGCGGCGGCGTGGATACACCGAGGGAGCGGACCAAACCCGATCATccgaacaacaacaacaacaacaacggcGACAGCGCGCACAGCTTCACCGACCCGGAGGAGGGCGAGACGGAGCCGGATCCCCGCGCCGAAACATCAGTCGGCAGTCGAAACAAAAAGCTCCAGCCTGCCTCCAGCCCGGGTAGCGGAAACGGGTGCCTCAGTTGTGGCGCAACAACGAGCTGCGCTGTCGGGAGCGGCTGTGAAGAGGAGAAAGCAAGTGCACCGAGAGACAAGGGATTAGGACAGCAGGGAGCGGGGGGCTGCCTGCCGCTCGGAGTCAGCCGCGGCGCGGGCACCGGAGACCGGAGTGAGGATGTTCCGTCCGGCGGAGGAACGAAGCCCGGTCTGTCTGGAGCTGACACCCGAAGCCAAACTTACTCCGGGAGCGACAGCCAAGCCCAGACACAGAGGCAGACCGAGTCTGGCCAGCCCAAACTTCGACTCGGAGGAGGAAGCACCAAAGCAGCGCACCGCCACGCCAACTCCGAGCTGCGCGAACTGGCAGCTCTGTCCGAGAAGCCTCTCCGAGcagcaggaggtggaggaggaggaggaggaggtggcggGGGCTCCGCCGCCGCGACCCGAGGCCACGTGAAGCCGCTGGGCTTGAAGGAGATCCTGGGCTACCTGAGCAGCCAGGAGCGGCTGTCGGAGGAGAAGCTGACCCGAGGCAAAGTCAAAGTGGTGATGGAGCGAGAGGTGGAGAGGGGCATGCTGCGCAGGACGCGCTGCGGGAACATCACTCTTCCTCTGCGGGGGATGGAGCCGGACGAGCCCGAGCCGAGTGATTCGTCCGCCGATAGACTTGCGAGAAGCGCACTGCAGGACAAGCGCGCAGCGAAGAAG TCCCCACCTCCAGCCCGTCCGGAGAGCGAGCCCATGGAAACCggcgaggaggaagaggagggccagggagaagaggaggaagagaaagacaATGATGATGATCCCAGGAGTTCTGATGAGGATGGAGGACTTTCCCCGGTAGCCATGACAACCGAAGCTGGACTTGCTGAGAAAAGCGGAGAAGATGCGGGCTTTCCGAGGGAGCTGAAGGAGGAGAGCCCTCAGCGGCAGAGGGAGGATGGAAAAG GGATGTGTGAGCTTGATTTTCCTCCAGAGTCCCGCTCTCCACCTGCCGACGGAGCCTCGTGGTCTGAGTGTAACGGTGCCTCCTCCGAGGAGGGAGCATTCTCCTCAGATCACCTC GGCTACACACACCACGATGAAATAAACCTCACCACCTCGAGCTTTCGCA ACTTGGAGTATAAAACAGAGATCGGTGCTTCGTCCTGCATGCTCACTCCCACCGCCTCCCCGAGGGACTCCAGCCTCCCCGAGGAACGAGGCGCTAATGACAGCAGCCGAGG GCACATGAAGTTTGGCAGCACCAGAGTAAGCCCGGTGGACTGGACCGTGTCTGACGTGGTCAGTTATTTCACAGCCGTGGGTTTCCCCGAGCAGGCGGCGGCCTTCAGGACCCAG GAAATCGACGGGAAGTCTCTCCTCCTCATGCAACGCAACGACGTTTTGACCGGCCTGTCGATCAAACTCGGACCCGCCCTCAAGATCTACGAGCGTCACATCAAG